A genomic segment from Scomber japonicus isolate fScoJap1 chromosome 11, fScoJap1.pri, whole genome shotgun sequence encodes:
- the LOC128367598 gene encoding neuroligin-4, X-linked-like, translating to MSKLRTRRNPSPSSPPPLSSSPFGLLSLLLFSLCLSVSLYPASLSAQQTVPVISTAQGRIRGILTPLPSDLLGPVIQYLGVPYARPPTGDRRFQPPEPPLPWPGIRNVTQFAPVCPQSLDERSMLGDMMPSWLTANLDIAATYLTHQSEDCLYLNIYVPIEEDIHEEGQRPVMVYVHGGSYTEGTGNMMDGSVLASYGNVIVITLNYRLGVLGFLSTGDQAAKGNYGLLDQIQALRWVKENIAAFSGDPNRVTVFGSGAGASCVSLLTLSHYSEDLFHRAIIQSGSALASWAVNYQPSKYARQLGERVGCGIDDSTQLVACLQGRSYRELVEQNVTPAKYHTAFAPVIDGDVIPDDPQILMEQGEFLNYDVMLGVNQGEGVKFVEGIVDSEDGVTAEDFDFAVSDFVDSLYGYPEGRDTLRESIRFMYTDWADRDNAETRRKTLVALFTDHQWVAPAIATADLHAQYGSPTYFYSFYHHCQSDATPPWADSAHGDEVPYVFGVPMVGPTDLFNCNFSKNDVMLSAVVMTYWTNFAKTGDPNQPVPQDTKFIHTKPNRFEEVAWSKYTPKEQLYLHIGLKPRVRDHYRATKISFWLQLVPHLHHVNELLQSVSSFTHSPSPQDDTPYSYTKRLSKGWPPSSTRHPGSQGGTPQPPESALGQGGGETSVHVPNEDYSTELSVTIAVGASLLFLNILAFAALLYKKDKRRLEHRRPRPLPPPRRDITPADVAAHLQGEGLMSLQVKQLECDAASADERNNTHHHHTLDTLDALDGMDTQDIYSTLDTVRLTCPPDYTLTLRRSPDDVPLMTSLTPGSLPVTPGSHPVTPATPMTPMTPGSVVGMRMGHPHQGYTHHSPYSNTHLPHTHISTHTHSTTRV from the exons ATGTCCAAGCTGAGGACCAGGAGAAATCCCTCTCCCTCGTCGCCTCCTCcactttcttcctctccctttgGGCTTTTGTCCctgctcctcttctccctctgcctctccgTTTCTCTCTATCCGGCCTCCTTATCGGCACAACAGACTGTGCCCGTCATTTCCACGGCACAGGGCCGCATCCGTGGCATCCTGACCCCGCTGCCCTCAGACCTCCTGGGGCCTGTCATCCAGTACCTGGGAGTTCCCTACGCCAGGCCTCCCACAGGAGACCGTCGCTTCCAACCGCCCGAGCCGCCTTTACCCTGGCCAGGAATACGGAATGTGACCCAGTTTGCTCCTGTATGCCCACAGTCGCTGGATGAGAGGAGCATGCTGGGAGATATGATGCCCTCCTGGCTCACTGCTAACCTGGATATAGCGGCAACGTACCTCACTCACCAGAGCGAAGATTGTCTCTACCTCAATATCTACGTGCCCATTGAGGAAG ACATCCATGAGGAGGGTCAGCGGCCAGTGATGGTCTATGTCCACGGTGGCTCGTACACAGAAGGAACTGGAAACATGATGGATGGCAGCGTGCTAGCAAGCTATGGCAACGTCATTGTCATAACCCTCAACTACCGCCTAGGAGTACTGG gaTTTCTGAGTACTGGTGATCAGGCGGCAAAAGGGAACTATGGCCTGCTGGATCAGATCCAAGCTCTGCGTTGGGTGAAGGAGAACATTGCAGCCTTCAGCGGAGATCCAAACAGGGTCACTGTGTTTGGATCTGGGGCTGGAGCCTCCTGCGTCAGCCTCCTCACTTTGTCTCACTACTCTGAGG ATTTGTTCCACAGAGCCATCATCCAGAGTGGCAGTGCTTTAGCCAGTTGGGCTGTCAACTACCAGCCCAGCAAGTATGCTCGGCAGCTGGGTGAGAGGGTGGGCTGTGGCATCGACGATAGTACCCAACTGGTCGCCTGCCTCCAGGGCCGGAGTTACCGCGAACTTGTGGAGCAGAATGTCACGCCGGCCAAGTATCACACCGCTTTTGCCCCTGTGATTGATGGTGATGTTATACCAGATGACCCACAGATTCTGATGGAGCAAGGGGAGTTTCTGAACTATGATGTGATGCTGGGGGTGAATCAGGGCGAGGGGGTGAAGTTTGTGGAGGGCATTGTGGACTCAGAGGATGGGGTCACTGCTGAGGACTTTGACTTTGCTGTGTCAGACTTTGTGGATAGTTTATATGGATACCCGGAAGGCCGAGACACACTAAGAGAGAGCATAAG GTTCATGTACACGGACTGGGCAGACCGCGACAACGCAGAAACCCGGCGGAAGACTCTGGTAGCGCTATTTACAGATCACCAATGGGTGGCTCCAGCCATTGCCACAGCTGACCTCCATGCTCAGTATGGGTCGCCCACCTACTTCTACTCCTTTTACCACCACTGCCAGAGTGACGCTACACCACCCTGGGCAGACTCTGCCCATGGCGATGAG gtgCCCTATGTGTTTGGTGTGCCTATGGTGGGACCCACTGATCTGTTCAACTGTAACTTCTCCAAGAACGACGTGATGCTGAGCGCAGTAGTCATGACTTACTGGACCAACTTTGCCAAGACTGG TGACCCAAACCAGCCTGTTCCTCAAGACACCAAGTTCATCCACACAAAACCTAACCGCTTTGAAGAAGTGGCCTGGTCAAAGTATACCCCAAAAGAGCAGCTGTACCTCCACATTGGTCTTAAGCCCCGTGTCAGAGACCACTATCGTGCCACGAAAATATCCTTCTGGCTCCAGTTGGTCCCTCACTTGCATCACGTCAATGAGCTCCTCCAATCGGTGtcctctttcacacacagtccCTCCCCACAGGATGACACCCCTTATTCTTACACCAAACGCCTATCCAAAGGCTGGCCTCCTAGTAGTACACGTCACCCAGGTTCACAAGGAGGTACCCCGCAGCCGCCTGAGTCTGCTTTGGGCCAAGGTGGAGGGGAAACCAGTGTGCATGTCCCTAATGAGGACTACTCGACTGAACTCTCTGTGACGATTGCGGTGGGAGCGTCACTGTTGTTCCTCAACATCCTTGCATTCGCGGCTTTGCTCTACAAGAAAGACAAGAGGCGTTTGGAACATCGCAGGCCgcgtcctcttcctcccccgAGACGAGACATCACACCTGCAGATGTGGCGGCCCATCTGCAGGGGGAGGGACTGATGTCATTACAG GTGAAGCAGCTGGAGTGTGACGCAGCATCAGCAGACGAGAGGAACAACACTCACCACCATCACACTCTGGATACGCTGGATGCCCTGGACGGCATGGACACCCAGGACATCTACAGCACACTTGACACCGTACGTCTCACCTGCCCACCTGATTACACCCTCACCTTGCGCCGCTCGCCTGATGATGTCCCCCTCATGACCTCTCTGACCCCGGGATCACTGCCTGTGACCCCTGGGTCACACCCTGTTACTCCTGCGACGCCAATGACCCCCATGACCCCTGGATCAGTGGTGGGGATGAGGATGGGTCATCCTCACCAGGGATACACACACCATAGCCCATATAGTAATACACacttgccacacacacacatctccacgcacacacactccaccacGCGTGTATAA